One segment of Alnus glutinosa chromosome 2, dhAlnGlut1.1, whole genome shotgun sequence DNA contains the following:
- the LOC133859324 gene encoding 2-hydroxyacyl-CoA lyase produces MAESDPTPTKTLIDGNILAAMSLARFGVDHMFGVVGIPVTSLANRAVALGVRFIAFHNEQAAGYAASAFGYLTGCPGVLLTVSGPGCVHGLAGLSNGMINAWPVVMISGSCDQNDVGRGDFQELDQIEAVKPFSKFSVKAKHISEIPDSVARVLHWASSGRPGGCYLDLPTDVLHQTISDSEAEALLAAADNSIKTEETLIPNPPVSDIEQTVSLLRNAKRPLVVFGKGAAFSRAENELKKLVETTGIPFLPTPMGKGLLPDTHELAALAARSLAIGKCDVALVVGARLNWLLHFGEPPKWSKDVKFILVDISKDEIELRKPSVGLVGDAKRVLERINREIKDDPFCFGKSHPWVEEVAKKVKDNVVRMEVQLAKDVVPFNFFTPMRIIRDAILGLGSPAPILVSEGANTMDVGRAVLVQTEPRTRLDAGTWGTMGVGLGYCIAAAVASPGRLVIAVEGDSAFGFSAIEVETLVRYQLPVVVIVFNNGGVYGGDRRSPEEIDGPYKDDPAPTSIIPGAAYHTVIEAFGGKGYLVGTPEELKSALSESFSARKPAVINVTVDPYAGSESGRMQHKN; encoded by the exons ATGGCTGAGTCAGATCCCACCCCCACCAAAACCCTGATCGACGGCAACATCCTAGCGGCGATGTCCCTGGCCCGCTTTGGCGTGGACCACATGTTCGGCGTGGTGGGCATCCCGGTCACGTCCCTCGCCAACCGCGCCGTGGCCCTCGGCGTCCGCTTCATTGCCTTCCACAACGAGCAGGCCGCGGGCTACGCCGCCTCCGCCTTCGGCTACCTCACGGGCTGCCCCGGCGTCCTGCTCACCGTCTCGGGTCCGGGCTGCGTCCACGGCCTCGCGGGCCTCTCCAACGGCATGATCAACGCCTGGCCCGTGGTCATGATCTCCGGCTCCTGCGACCAGAACGACGTTGGTCGCGGCGACTTCCAGGAGCTCGATCAGATCGAAGCTGTCAAGCCCTTCTCCAAGTTCTCCGTCAAAGCCAAGCACATCTCCGAAATCCCCGACTCCGTGGCCCGGGTCCTCCACTGGGCCAGCTCGGGTCGTCCCGGCGGTTGTTATCTGGACCTCCCGACCGATGTGTTGCACCAAACCATCTCCGACTCTGAAGCCGAGGCTTTATTGGCTGCGGCGGATAATTCTATAAAGACCGAAGAGACTCTGATCCCCAACCCGCCCGTTTCCGATATCGAGCAAACAGTGTCGTTGCTCAGAAATGCGAAGAGACCGTTGGTTGTGTTTGGAAAAGGAGCGGCATTTTCTCGAGCAGAGAACGAGCTGAAGAAGCTAGTGGAGACCACCGGAATCCCGTTCCTGCCGACTCCGATGGGCAAAGGGTTGTTGCCCGATACGCACGAGCTAGCGGCGTTGGCGGCGAGATCGTTGGCCATTGGCAAATGCGACGTCGCGCTTGTCGTTGGTGCTAGGCTGAACTGGTTGTTGCATTTTGGGGAGCCACCCAAGTGGTCCAAGGACGTGAAGTTCATATTGGTGGATATAAGCAAGGACGAGATTGAGCTAAGGAAACCCAGTGTGGGTTTAGTCGGAGATGCGAAACGGGTCTTGGAAAGGATCAATAGGGAAATCAAGGACGACCCTTTTTGTTTTGGGAAGTCGCATCCTTGGGTGGAGGAGGTAGCGAAGAAAGTGAAGGACAATGTCGTGAGAATGGAGGTCCAGTTGGCCAAGGATGTGGTGCCGTTTAACTTCTTTACACCGATGAGGATTATAAGGGATGCGATATTGGGATTGGGGAGTCCGGCGCCGATACTGGTTTCGGAAGGGGCGAATACCATGGATGTGGGGCGGGCAGTGCTGGTTCAGACAGAGCCGAGGACAAGGTTGGATGCTGGGACTTGGGGGACTATGGGGGTCGGTTTAGGTTATTGCATAGCGGCTGCTGTGGCTTCGCCTGGCCGGCTGGTGATTGCGGTTGAAGGGGATTCCGCATTTGGGTTTAGTGCAATTGAAGTTGAG ACATTGGTTCGATACCAGTTGCCCGTTGTTGTGATTGTATTTAACAACGGTGGGGTATATGGGGGCGACCGGAGGAGTCCTGAAGAAATTGATGGACCTTACAAAGATGATCCTGCACCTACTTCTATCATCCCTGGTGCAGCATATCACACTGTAATTGAAGCTTTTGGGGGCAAAGGTTATCTTGTTGGGACACCTGAAGAACTCAAGTCTGCCCTTTCAGAATCCTTCTCTGCACGGAAACCAGCTGTTATAAATGTCACCGTTGATCCTTACGCTGGTTCAGAAAGTGGCAGGATGCAACACAAGAACTGA